The genomic window CTCTTTTTCCATCGTCGAGAGCTTCAGCGTTTTTAAGTGCTGTGTGAGGACTGCCTGGACTGCTGGGTTCATAAGATACCTCCAAGCTGTTCGTATGCCGAGATGTCAGCAGGGGGCAGTGTCTCCCAGTTCGACAAAGGATCAAATTGGGACTCCATAGAGATGTTTTGACTGTGTAAAATCTGCTTGAGAGCATTGCTGCAGCCGACATTGCTTTTCAGTGCTTCCTTTACGGCTGCTTCGATCTTGTCGACAGCATATTTTTCGTACAGCATCAGCACGGTGACAAATTCCCGGGTACCTTTGGTTACACCGTTTTTCCGGCGAAAATGTTCTAATAACTTTTCCAGGCAATCCGGCCATTGATCACGCCATTGTAAAATTGGCCGGGCGGTATCAAATGATTGTGGACGCTGACGAATCAACTCCAGATAATGTTCCGGTTTTAAACTCCACTTATTATTTCCATATAACCGATGATGGGTGCTTATTTTTCTGCCGCTCCAATAAATGATCACCTGGTCTATCTCTACTATCGCCTGCACTCTCATGTAAGCATAGCGCGTCGGGACAGAATACCGGTTCTTGTCAATAATAACGGTGGCATATTTGTTTACCCTGACCATGAACGTCTCAACGTTACTGAACGATGTTGTCGGCAATGGCAGCAATACCTGCTTTTCTGATTCAAACAATTCATTGACGCTTTGTGTTTGACCGGCGATGCGATGCTCTCCATAGGCCATGCAATCATCGAGGAGGCGCGTGTTCAATTCGTCCAGGCTGTCAGCATGTGGGATAGGAACCATATAATTTCTTCGAGCGTAGCCGACCAGGCCTTCAATCCCAC from uncultured Desulfobacter sp. includes these protein-coding regions:
- a CDS encoding IS21 family transposase gives rise to the protein MKLKLFCIRSKCSGKHFVRCYPCERQQALFDAHIQAFSFFGGVFPVLIYDNLTTVVQKVFKGKKRHLQESYNRFKAYYNFDPRFCNPGQGHEKGGIEGLVGYARRNYMVPIPHADSLDELNTRLLDDCMAYGEHRIAGQTQSVNELFESEKQVLLPLPTTSFSNVETFMVRVNKYATVIIDKNRYSVPTRYAYMRVQAIVEIDQVIIYWSGRKISTHHRLYGNNKWSLKPEHYLELIRQRPQSFDTARPILQWRDQWPDCLEKLLEHFRRKNGVTKGTREFVTVLMLYEKYAVDKIEAAVKEALKSNVGCSNALKQILHSQNISMESQFDPLSNWETLPPADISAYEQLGGIL